The stretch of DNA AAGCGACTGTAGATGTTACGAAAGCGGTAACCGAAACATCGGTAAGTACATCTCCTATTGGTTGGACGTTAGCCGTAGCTTCTATTGGGGTGTTATGTACTATTCTGTTTATTTTTTGTTTCAGATGGACACGCGAACGTGTAGAGCCAGTTAACGAAGATGAAAATACTTCTGTAAAGCAGGATTTGAAAAATCTGTTTCATAATGCACCTTGGTGGATATTGGTAGGCACAGGGCTTGCTGCTTTGTTGTTTAATGCTGTTCGCGATGGTGTAGCCATTTACTATTTTAGAGACTATGTACAGTTTGCATATAAAATGCCGGTTACAGGTTGGGATATGACTACTATTTACTTCCTTGTTGGTCAGGCTGCCAACCTTGTAGGTGTTATTCTAGCCCCTGTTTTATCGTCCAAATACGGAAAGAAAAGAACATACATGTTGGCTATGGCGGGAGCCGCAGCATTAAGTGTAGTGTTCTATTTTATACCTAATGAGTTAGGCTGGATATTATTGCTACAAACATTAATCTCTCTTTGTGCAGGTTATGTTCTACCTCTTCTTTGGAGTATGTTTGCCGATATTGTAGATTATCAGGAACTGAAAACGAACCGTCGTGCCTCGGGGCTTATTTTTTCATCGTCTTCTATGTCCCAAAAATTAGGATGGGCTTTAGGTGCAGCTCTTACAGGATGGATTTTATCCATATTCAAATATAATCCGCATATTGCTCAGCAAAGTATGGATACTATTTTTGGAGAGCGACTGATGATAAGTATCCTTCCTGCTATTTGTTGTATTATTGCTTTCCTTGGAATGAT from Dysgonomonas mossii encodes:
- a CDS encoding MFS transporter, with amino-acid sequence MKTTTVTLKEKIGYGFGDMASSMFWKIFGMYSLFFYTDVFGITAAAAGTMFLVARLWDSVFDLFVGIAADRTKTRWGRYRPYLLWFAVPFSVMGVITFFVPDFGSTGKLVYAYITYSLMMIVYSLINVPYASLLGVMSSNPQERNILSSYRMSFAFIGSFITFMLLQPLVDMFASLEGKATVDVTKAVTETSVSTSPIGWTLAVASIGVLCTILFIFCFRWTRERVEPVNEDENTSVKQDLKNLFHNAPWWILVGTGLAALLFNAVRDGVAIYYFRDYVQFAYKMPVTGWDMTTIYFLVGQAANLVGVILAPVLSSKYGKKRTYMLAMAGAAALSVVFYFIPNELGWILLLQTLISLCAGYVLPLLWSMFADIVDYQELKTNRRASGLIFSSSSMSQKLGWALGAALTGWILSIFKYNPHIAQQSMDTIFGERLMISILPAICCIIAFLGMMAYPLSEKKVKEITAELDAKRAQKD